Proteins from a genomic interval of Lactococcus protaetiae:
- the murD gene encoding UDP-N-acetylmuramoyl-L-alanine--D-glutamate ligase, with product MKKITTFEDKKILVLGLAKSGLAAARLLHDLGAIVTVNDGKPFAENKEAQELLEEGVKVICGSHPLDLLDEDFALMVKNPGIRYDNPMVERAISLNIPVITEVELAYLVSEAPIIGITGTNGKTTTTTLIADILNADGQFSKLSGNIGFPASGVASKAVSTDSLVMELSSFQLMGIKTFKPKIAVITNLFSAHLDYHGSQEAYEAAKWRIQENMTADDFLILNFNQEKCKALSSATKATVVPFSTKEKVAGAYVLDGKIYFKDEFIMNVEQLALPGEHNVENALAAIAVAKLRAVSNTSILSVLTTFAGVKHRLQYLGELDGRKVYNDSKATNILATQKALSGFDNSKLWLLAGGLDRGNGFDTLEPDLIGLKGMVVFGETASKLQKTAEKLDIPVFHSENVATALEEILPQTERGDIILLSPACASWDQYKTFEERGDLFITTFEKLK from the coding sequence ATGAAAAAAATCACAACGTTTGAAGATAAAAAAATTTTGGTACTTGGTTTAGCAAAATCAGGTTTGGCTGCGGCCAGACTTTTACATGATTTAGGCGCGATTGTTACAGTCAACGATGGCAAACCTTTCGCGGAAAATAAAGAAGCGCAGGAATTGCTCGAAGAGGGAGTTAAAGTCATCTGTGGCAGTCATCCATTGGATTTGTTAGATGAAGATTTTGCACTGATGGTAAAAAATCCAGGCATTCGTTATGATAATCCAATGGTTGAACGGGCAATTTCTCTAAATATTCCTGTCATCACCGAGGTTGAATTAGCTTATTTGGTAAGCGAAGCACCGATTATTGGTATAACTGGGACAAACGGAAAAACAACAACAACAACGCTGATTGCAGACATCTTAAATGCTGACGGTCAGTTCTCTAAACTATCAGGAAATATTGGTTTTCCTGCGTCAGGAGTAGCGTCAAAAGCTGTCAGTACTGACAGCCTTGTTATGGAGCTTTCAAGTTTCCAATTGATGGGAATCAAGACATTTAAACCCAAAATCGCTGTGATTACCAATCTTTTTTCAGCACATTTGGATTATCATGGTTCACAAGAAGCTTATGAAGCTGCAAAATGGCGAATTCAAGAGAATATGACGGCAGATGATTTCTTGATTTTGAATTTTAATCAAGAAAAATGTAAAGCCTTGAGTTCGGCTACAAAAGCGACAGTTGTTCCATTTTCAACAAAAGAAAAAGTGGCAGGAGCTTATGTTCTTGATGGTAAAATCTATTTTAAAGACGAATTCATCATGAATGTTGAGCAGCTCGCTCTTCCAGGTGAGCATAATGTGGAAAATGCACTTGCTGCAATTGCGGTAGCAAAACTGCGTGCTGTCAGCAATACTTCCATTCTGTCAGTACTGACAACATTTGCTGGTGTGAAACATCGTCTTCAATATCTCGGAGAACTTGATGGACGCAAAGTTTATAACGACAGCAAAGCGACAAATATCTTGGCCACTCAGAAAGCACTTTCAGGTTTCGATAATAGTAAACTTTGGCTACTTGCGGGTGGTTTAGACCGTGGAAATGGATTTGACACACTTGAACCAGACTTGATTGGTTTAAAAGGAATGGTTGTTTTTGGGGAGACTGCATCAAAATTGCAGAAAACTGCAGAAAAATTAGACATTCCAGTCTTTCACAGTGAAAATGTTGCTACAGCACTGGAAGAAATTCTGCCACAAACAGAAAGAGGAGATATCATTCTATTGAGCCCTGCTTGTGCAAGTTGGGACCAATACAAAACGTTTGAAGAGCGAGGCGACCTGTTCATCACTACCTTTGAAAAATTGAAATGA
- the obgE gene encoding GTPase ObgE, producing the protein MSLFLDTAKIEVKAGKGGDGAVAFRREKYVPDGGPAGGDGGKGGSVIFKVDEGMSTLMDFRYNRIFRAKAGEKGMNKGMHGRGAEDLIVRVPQGTTVKDNETGNVLADLIEKDQEFVVAKGGRGGRGNIRFATPRNPAPEVAENGEPGEDKILLLELRVLADVGLVGFPSVGKSTLLSVVSNARPKIGAYHFTTITPNIGMVQVGYGDSFVMADMPGLIEGAHSGAGLGIQFLRHIERTRVLLHVLDMSELEGRDPYEDYKTINDELESYNLRLMERPQIIVANKMDMPEAPERLAEFKEKLAADLKDDEQMPEIFEVSGLTKTGLQGLLARTSELLSETPEFLLYDEDEIANEAAYYGFEEEEQPFSVSRDDDGGWRLSGEKIEKLFIMTNFDHDESVMKFARQLRSMGVDETLRKMGARDGDYVRIRKFEFEFVD; encoded by the coding sequence ATGAGCTTATTTTTAGATACAGCTAAAATTGAGGTAAAAGCTGGGAAAGGTGGCGATGGAGCAGTTGCTTTTCGTCGTGAAAAATATGTCCCAGACGGAGGCCCCGCAGGCGGTGATGGCGGAAAAGGTGGTTCAGTTATTTTCAAGGTAGATGAAGGAATGTCTACATTGATGGATTTCCGTTATAATCGTATTTTTCGTGCTAAAGCTGGCGAAAAGGGGATGAATAAGGGAATGCATGGACGTGGCGCTGAAGATTTAATTGTGCGCGTTCCTCAAGGAACAACGGTCAAAGATAATGAAACAGGTAACGTACTTGCTGACTTGATTGAAAAGGATCAAGAATTTGTTGTAGCTAAAGGAGGACGTGGAGGACGAGGAAATATTCGTTTTGCAACACCACGCAATCCTGCGCCAGAGGTTGCCGAAAATGGTGAGCCTGGTGAGGATAAGATTTTGTTGTTGGAACTTCGTGTTCTTGCAGATGTTGGTTTGGTTGGATTTCCATCTGTGGGTAAATCAACTTTACTTTCTGTAGTATCAAACGCTAGACCAAAAATCGGAGCTTATCATTTTACGACAATTACTCCAAATATTGGGATGGTACAAGTCGGCTATGGCGATAGCTTTGTTATGGCGGATATGCCTGGTTTGATTGAAGGAGCGCATTCAGGTGCGGGTCTTGGTATTCAATTTCTTAGACATATTGAGCGGACGCGCGTCTTGCTTCATGTCTTAGATATGTCTGAACTTGAAGGACGTGACCCTTATGAAGATTATAAAACGATTAATGATGAGTTGGAATCTTATAATCTGCGCTTGATGGAACGCCCACAAATCATTGTAGCAAATAAAATGGATATGCCTGAAGCTCCTGAACGTCTGGCAGAGTTTAAAGAAAAATTAGCGGCAGATTTGAAAGATGACGAGCAAATGCCTGAAATCTTTGAAGTTTCTGGTTTAACGAAAACAGGTCTTCAAGGTCTGTTGGCTCGCACGAGTGAACTACTTTCCGAAACGCCTGAGTTCTTGCTTTATGATGAAGACGAGATTGCGAATGAAGCTGCGTACTACGGATTTGAAGAAGAGGAGCAACCTTTTAGTGTGTCTAGAGATGATGATGGAGGATGGCGCTTGTCTGGTGAGAAGATTGAAAAATTATTCATTATGACAAACTTTGACCATGATGAATCTGTTATGAAGTTTGCTCGTCAGCTGCGTTCTATGGGTGTTGATGAAACCCTTCGGAAAATGGGCGCTCGTGATGGCGATTATGTAAGAATTCGTAAATTTGAGTTTGAATTTGTGGATTGA
- the queA gene encoding tRNA preQ1(34) S-adenosylmethionine ribosyltransferase-isomerase QueA, with translation MNINEFDFDLPEELIAQTPLEKRSESRLLVLDPKTHQMQDKHFYNIIDELEAGDALVLNNTRVLPARLHGMRSETGGHIELLLLKDLGENRWETLAKPARKMKVGEQVIFGDGRLSAVVIEILEHGGRIVEFHYDGIFLEILESLGEMPLPPYIHEQLEDQERYQTVFAKENGSAAAPTAGLHYTPELLQAIEDKGVKIVELTLHVGLGTFRPVSVDNVDEHHMHSEFYQLSEEAARTLREVKASGHKVVACGTTSIRTLETIGSKFKGDIQADSGWTDIFIKPGYEWKVVDAFNTNFHLPKSTLVMLVAAFAGRDFVLEAYQHAVDEKYRFFSFGDAMFVRTKA, from the coding sequence ATGAATATTAACGAATTTGATTTTGATTTACCAGAAGAACTTATTGCTCAAACCCCTTTAGAAAAGCGTTCTGAGTCACGTCTTTTGGTCCTTGACCCTAAAACTCACCAAATGCAAGATAAGCATTTTTATAATATTATTGACGAGCTTGAAGCTGGAGATGCTTTAGTGCTTAATAACACTCGTGTCTTGCCTGCTAGGTTGCATGGTATGCGCAGTGAAACAGGAGGGCATATTGAACTGCTTTTACTCAAGGATTTGGGTGAAAATCGCTGGGAAACTCTTGCAAAACCTGCTCGGAAGATGAAAGTCGGTGAGCAAGTTATTTTTGGTGATGGTCGTCTGAGCGCTGTTGTTATCGAAATACTTGAGCATGGTGGACGCATTGTTGAATTTCATTACGACGGAATTTTTCTTGAAATTTTGGAAAGTTTAGGTGAAATGCCACTTCCACCCTATATTCACGAACAACTTGAAGACCAAGAACGTTATCAAACGGTTTTTGCCAAAGAAAATGGCTCTGCTGCAGCTCCAACAGCAGGTTTACACTATACACCAGAACTTTTGCAAGCCATCGAAGATAAAGGCGTAAAAATTGTTGAACTGACACTCCACGTAGGTCTTGGTACTTTCAGACCTGTCAGCGTAGATAATGTTGACGAGCATCATATGCATAGTGAATTTTATCAACTTTCAGAAGAGGCAGCAAGAACCCTCCGCGAAGTTAAGGCCTCTGGTCACAAGGTTGTTGCCTGTGGGACAACATCTATTAGAACTTTAGAAACAATCGGAAGCAAGTTTAAAGGAGATATACAAGCAGATTCAGGCTGGACAGACATTTTCATCAAACCTGGCTATGAATGGAAAGTTGTTGATGCTTTCAACACAAACTTTCACCTTCCAAAGTCAACATTAGTCATGCTTGTTGCTGCATTTGCTGGACGCGATTTTGTACTTGAAGCTTATCAACACGCCGTTGATGAAAAATATCGCTTTTTCAGTTTTGGTGATGCAATGTTTGTACGAACAAAAGCATAA
- a CDS encoding cell division protein FtsQ/DivIB, which translates to MSEKDKNLTPWQEKNLEYRQKKAEEARQEAKKNQPKIARFSSPFLKTVSKKEEAKNRKDILEETENVEGQETILSELENIAQDVESLRETRPSIFAGSGALLKKMWIGLAFALLIFFGSVYAVSPLSKIGNFTVSGNQNESAEQIALASKIKTGDSIFQILNTKQNIENTIKAQFPRVSTVKLSYHFPNNFEAQIQEYANSVYVKQSNKTYLVLSNGYIITTPVDSKQVQENKLPTLQNFSNAEVQEFVRAYETLKPALKALITNVTKTPTSASKDFIALDMSDGNQVRVPLSQIAEKLPYYPSVAKQVKAPQVVDMEAGIYTKPKAAYLAALSKQASAQSSSLAAEKAKKAAENTGTSASSTTTSN; encoded by the coding sequence ATGAGTGAAAAAGATAAAAATCTAACACCCTGGCAAGAAAAAAATCTCGAATATCGGCAAAAAAAAGCTGAGGAAGCCAGACAAGAAGCTAAGAAAAATCAACCCAAAATTGCTCGTTTCTCTTCTCCATTCCTCAAAACAGTCTCAAAGAAGGAAGAAGCTAAGAACAGGAAAGACATTTTAGAAGAAACAGAAAATGTAGAAGGCCAAGAAACAATCCTGAGTGAGCTAGAAAATATTGCTCAAGATGTTGAAAGTTTAAGAGAAACTAGACCATCTATTTTTGCGGGCAGTGGGGCTCTCCTCAAAAAAATGTGGATTGGTTTGGCTTTTGCGCTACTTATTTTCTTTGGCTCTGTTTACGCAGTTTCTCCATTAAGCAAAATCGGAAACTTTACTGTATCTGGAAACCAAAATGAAAGTGCAGAACAAATCGCTTTGGCTTCTAAAATTAAAACGGGTGACAGTATTTTTCAAATTTTGAACACAAAACAAAATATTGAAAATACAATAAAAGCTCAATTTCCACGCGTATCTACTGTAAAGTTGAGCTACCATTTTCCCAATAATTTTGAAGCTCAAATCCAAGAATATGCAAATAGTGTCTATGTCAAACAAAGTAATAAAACCTATCTTGTTTTGAGTAATGGATATATTATCACAACACCAGTTGATTCAAAACAAGTACAAGAAAATAAGCTTCCTACTCTACAAAATTTTTCAAATGCTGAGGTTCAGGAGTTTGTAAGAGCATATGAAACATTGAAACCCGCTTTAAAAGCTCTGATTACCAATGTGACAAAAACTCCAACTAGCGCAAGCAAAGATTTTATTGCTCTTGACATGAGCGATGGCAATCAAGTTCGGGTGCCTTTGAGTCAAATCGCTGAAAAACTCCCCTATTATCCAAGTGTTGCCAAACAGGTCAAGGCACCCCAAGTCGTTGATATGGAAGCAGGAATTTATACAAAACCTAAAGCTGCCTATCTTGCTGCCCTAAGCAAACAAGCTAGTGCTCAATCATCATCACTCGCGGCAGAAAAAGCCAAAAAAGCAGCGGAAAATACAGGAACATCAGCGAGCAGTACGACTACTAGTAACTAG
- a CDS encoding DUF177 domain-containing protein — MKWSLNEITKKKHINFEENLDLHEELLARSSEILDCSIIETRGEVSYEDGLFYLDYQLKTVLTLPSSRSLRAVEYPMEVVVNEIFTTEENAKENQELLDNDMIFILDKDLISLDESVADNILLEIPLRVLAENEEDEAMPMGKFWSVLTEEDYKKQQEEKQDEKKSPFAGLDGLFD; from the coding sequence ATGAAATGGTCTTTGAATGAGATAACTAAGAAAAAGCACATTAATTTTGAAGAAAATTTAGATTTGCACGAGGAATTATTGGCGCGTTCGTCAGAAATTCTTGATTGCTCTATTATTGAAACCAGGGGTGAAGTGAGTTATGAAGATGGACTATTTTATCTGGATTATCAGTTGAAGACGGTTCTGACTTTACCTTCGTCAAGAAGTTTAAGAGCAGTAGAGTATCCGATGGAAGTGGTTGTCAATGAAATTTTTACCACGGAAGAAAATGCAAAGGAAAATCAAGAACTGTTAGATAATGATATGATTTTTATCTTGGACAAAGATTTGATTAGTTTGGATGAATCTGTGGCTGACAATATTTTGTTGGAAATTCCTTTGAGAGTATTGGCGGAAAATGAAGAAGATGAAGCAATGCCAATGGGAAAATTTTGGTCAGTACTCACCGAAGAAGATTATAAAAAGCAACAAGAAGAAAAACAAGATGAAAAGAAATCTCCGTTCGCAGGCTTAGATGGATTATTTGATTAG
- a CDS encoding P-II family nitrogen regulator yields MKKIEAIIRGDKLEDLKKALVENGIVHGMTVSQVLGYGQQKGFTEYVRGQKIETTLLSKIKIEIVCINQEVDEIVAVIATAVQTGEVGDGKIFIQPVERVIRIRTGEEDGEAL; encoded by the coding sequence ATGAAAAAAATAGAAGCAATCATTCGAGGAGATAAGCTAGAAGATTTAAAAAAAGCATTGGTCGAAAATGGAATTGTGCATGGTATGACAGTCTCTCAAGTTCTTGGTTATGGTCAACAAAAAGGTTTTACAGAATATGTCCGTGGGCAAAAAATTGAAACAACATTACTTTCAAAAATAAAGATAGAGATTGTCTGTATTAATCAAGAAGTGGACGAGATTGTTGCTGTTATTGCCACAGCTGTTCAGACAGGAGAAGTGGGTGATGGAAAAATTTTTATTCAACCTGTTGAGCGTGTCATTCGTATTCGTACTGGTGAGGAAGATGGAGAGGCTTTGTAA
- a CDS encoding response regulator transcription factor has product MTSKKILIIEDEKNLARFVSLELEHEGYSTEIKDNGRSGLEEALAKDYDLLLLDLMLPELDGFEVARRLRKEKDTPIIMMTARDSTMDRVAGLDIGADDYITKPFAIEELLARVRAFFRREDHAHAVEQSENTTFRDLVIDKTNRTVHRGKKVIDLTRREYDLLLTLMQNVGDVVTREHLVSQVWGYEEGTETNVVDVYIRYLRNKIDVEGHESYIQTVRGLGYVMRERK; this is encoded by the coding sequence ATGACATCGAAAAAAATATTGATTATAGAGGATGAAAAAAATTTAGCACGCTTTGTTTCACTTGAATTGGAACATGAGGGATATTCAACAGAGATTAAAGACAATGGTCGTTCAGGTCTTGAAGAAGCTCTAGCAAAAGATTACGATTTACTTTTGTTGGACTTGATGTTGCCAGAACTTGATGGTTTCGAGGTGGCTCGTCGTTTGCGTAAAGAAAAAGACACACCGATTATCATGATGACGGCACGTGATTCTACAATGGACCGAGTGGCCGGTCTTGATATTGGTGCAGATGACTACATTACTAAACCATTTGCTATTGAAGAGCTATTGGCGCGTGTTCGTGCATTCTTCCGTCGTGAAGATCATGCTCATGCGGTAGAACAATCAGAAAATACGACTTTCAGAGATTTAGTGATTGATAAAACAAATCGTACAGTGCATCGTGGTAAAAAGGTTATTGACCTTACTCGCCGTGAATACGACTTGCTTTTGACTTTGATGCAAAATGTTGGTGATGTTGTGACTCGTGAACATTTAGTGTCACAAGTTTGGGGATATGAAGAAGGAACAGAAACAAATGTTGTTGATGTCTATATTCGTTATCTTCGCAACAAAATTGATGTTGAAGGACATGAAAGCTATATTCAAACGGTACGTGGTTTGGGATACGTGATGCGTGAACGTAAGTAG
- a CDS encoding ammonium transporter: METGSIAFILICSALVLLMTPALAFFYGGLGRRKNVLNNMMMSLAPMALASILWVIAGFSLSFSGGGSFIGDFQHLFMNGVDMAKNSLFPASHIPDGLFSGFQMMFSIITVALITGAVVGRMRFTPLLIFMVVWLLLVYYPLAHMVWGGGFLAQIHAIDFAGGDVVHISSGVTGLVLAIVLGKRRDYERLEYRPHNIPFVVLGAGLLWFGWFGFNAGSALAANGVAINAFMTTNTAAASAMLSWMLLEKLIIGKPSVVGACSGAVVGLVAITPGAGYVSLWSSLIIGFLVSPICFFMISVVKKKFGYDDALDAFGCHGIGGMFGGIMTGIFATPALSPDKDYVGLIYGSGKLLLANLLAVIFTIVFSAVMSFVIIKVITLFMPIRVTDRAEAIGLDDSEHEETAYPTFLGLDS, from the coding sequence ATGGAGACGGGCTCAATTGCTTTTATTTTAATTTGTTCTGCACTAGTTTTATTAATGACACCCGCACTTGCTTTTTTCTATGGGGGACTGGGACGTCGAAAGAATGTTTTGAATAACATGATGATGTCCTTAGCGCCGATGGCACTTGCTTCAATACTTTGGGTGATTGCTGGATTTAGTTTATCTTTTTCTGGTGGTGGTAGTTTTATTGGAGATTTTCAGCATTTATTCATGAATGGTGTGGATATGGCAAAAAATTCGTTATTTCCAGCTAGTCACATTCCTGACGGATTGTTCAGCGGTTTTCAAATGATGTTCTCAATTATTACGGTAGCGTTGATTACGGGTGCTGTGGTTGGTAGAATGCGTTTTACTCCGTTATTGATTTTTATGGTTGTTTGGCTACTTCTAGTTTATTATCCTTTGGCACATATGGTTTGGGGCGGTGGATTTTTGGCCCAGATTCATGCGATTGATTTTGCTGGCGGTGATGTTGTGCATATTTCGAGTGGTGTGACAGGGCTTGTATTGGCAATTGTTCTTGGAAAACGTCGTGATTATGAGCGCTTAGAATATCGGCCGCACAATATTCCTTTTGTAGTACTAGGAGCTGGACTTTTATGGTTTGGATGGTTTGGATTTAATGCTGGTTCAGCGCTTGCAGCAAATGGTGTGGCTATTAATGCTTTTATGACAACTAATACTGCGGCAGCAAGTGCGATGTTATCTTGGATGTTGCTGGAAAAACTTATCATTGGTAAGCCATCTGTAGTTGGGGCTTGCTCTGGAGCGGTTGTTGGACTAGTTGCGATTACTCCTGGTGCAGGATATGTTTCGCTCTGGTCATCTCTTATTATTGGATTTTTGGTGAGTCCTATCTGCTTTTTCATGATTAGTGTTGTGAAGAAAAAATTTGGTTATGATGACGCTTTGGATGCTTTTGGATGTCATGGAATTGGTGGGATGTTTGGTGGAATTATGACAGGAATTTTTGCCACACCTGCGCTTTCTCCTGATAAAGATTATGTTGGCTTGATTTATGGCTCTGGTAAGCTACTTTTGGCTAATTTATTAGCAGTAATTTTTACAATTGTTTTCTCTGCTGTGATGAGTTTTGTGATCATCAAAGTGATTACTTTGTTTATGCCGATTCGTGTCACTGACCGCGCTGAGGCAATTGGACTTGATGACAGTGAACATGAAGAAACTGCATATCCTACGTTTTTGGGACTGGATTCTTGA
- a CDS encoding carbamoyl phosphate synthase small subunit has product MSKRLLILEDGTIFEGEAIGANLDVTGELVFSTGMTGYQESITDQSYNGQILTFTYPIIGNYGVNRDDYESIHPTCKAIVVHEAARRPSNWRMQMSLDEFLKAKNIPGISGIDTRAITKIVREHGTMKAALVQAKDEVEHQMSQLKATVLPTNQVETSSTTTAYPSPNTGRKVVVVDFGLKHSILRELSKRQCNITVVPYNTTSDEILDMNPDGVMLTNGPGDPTDVPEAIEMIRGIQGKIPIFGICLGHQLFSLANGATTYKMKFGHRGFNHAVREIATGRVDFTSQNHGYAVDSENLPEDLMITHVEINDNSVEGVRHRRFPAFSVQFHPDAAPGPHDASYLFDDFMDLMDTFKIEA; this is encoded by the coding sequence ATGAGCAAGAGACTCTTAATCTTGGAAGATGGCACAATTTTTGAGGGAGAGGCGATTGGAGCAAATCTTGATGTAACGGGAGAGCTAGTTTTTAGTACTGGGATGACAGGTTACCAAGAATCAATCACCGACCAATCTTACAATGGGCAAATTCTAACGTTTACCTATCCAATTATTGGTAATTATGGTGTAAATCGTGATGACTACGAATCTATCCACCCGACTTGTAAGGCTATAGTTGTTCATGAAGCAGCGCGTCGTCCTTCGAATTGGCGGATGCAAATGTCTCTTGATGAGTTTCTTAAAGCAAAAAATATCCCTGGTATTTCAGGGATAGATACACGAGCAATTACAAAGATTGTTCGCGAACACGGAACGATGAAAGCGGCTCTTGTTCAAGCAAAAGATGAAGTTGAACATCAAATGAGTCAACTAAAAGCCACCGTATTACCAACAAATCAAGTCGAAACCAGCAGTACAACAACGGCATATCCTTCACCAAATACAGGAAGGAAAGTTGTTGTGGTAGACTTTGGACTTAAACATAGTATTTTACGGGAACTTTCAAAGCGTCAATGTAACATCACCGTTGTTCCATATAATACAACCTCTGATGAAATTTTAGACATGAACCCAGATGGAGTCATGTTGACAAATGGACCTGGTGACCCTACAGATGTTCCAGAGGCGATAGAGATGATTCGTGGGATTCAAGGAAAAATTCCCATTTTTGGAATTTGCCTAGGTCATCAATTGTTTAGTCTAGCAAATGGCGCTACAACTTATAAGATGAAGTTTGGACATCGTGGATTTAACCATGCAGTTCGTGAAATCGCTACAGGACGCGTTGATTTTACTTCCCAAAATCATGGCTATGCAGTAGATAGTGAAAACTTACCAGAAGATTTGATGATTACCCATGTGGAAATTAATGATAACTCTGTTGAGGGAGTAAGACATCGTCGTTTCCCAGCTTTTTCTGTTCAATTTCACCCAGATGCAGCACCAGGTCCACATGATGCAAGTTATCTTTTTGATGATTTTATGGATCTCATGGATACATTTAAGATAGAAGCTTAG
- a CDS encoding HAMP domain-containing sensor histidine kinase, which yields MKKNKTPKEIENKNESSSKRSIMLRWAFANTVFCFITFTVFAVVIYQATITTFINEEKSVVLNSMTNIENVLSEAKEPLTSENLHQYIEYTATIKPGNHSAEEQTLMSMIGSRKAFYIYDIDKHLLYSTHPRSFGFMNLKNNEIKQFDGKNPGFLVEREIVSKSTGKVIGYLQAFYDLTSYHKVSNLLLISLLVLEVVALIVAQIIGYFMAHYFMRPLEKLHKGMQEVAEDPTGEFKPIEIKTGDEIEELAHVYNEMMMKTNAYVEQQKRFVSDVSHELRTPLAVLDGHINLLNRWGKNDAEILDESLQASQFEISRMKKMLEEMLALARLENVDLSSSELDCDVVKVCKHAVKNFALVRQEFEIELIQKVSDETKAKIYPNHYEQALSILLDNAAKYSPDDRKSITITIAEDEDYVITKVSDKGIGISKEDIQHLFERFFRADKARNRDIGGTGLGLSIMARLAENYKGKIEVESELGVGSTFILKIPKLD from the coding sequence ATGAAAAAAAATAAAACGCCCAAAGAAATAGAGAATAAAAATGAAAGCTCATCTAAAAGAAGTATCATGCTTAGATGGGCTTTTGCTAATACAGTTTTTTGTTTTATCACCTTTACGGTATTTGCAGTTGTGATTTATCAGGCGACAATAACAACCTTTATCAATGAGGAGAAAAGCGTTGTATTAAATTCAATGACAAATATTGAAAATGTACTCTCCGAGGCAAAAGAGCCGTTAACTTCGGAAAATTTACACCAATATATTGAGTATACAGCAACGATAAAGCCTGGTAACCATTCTGCTGAAGAGCAAACATTGATGAGTATGATTGGTAGTCGAAAAGCTTTTTATATCTACGATATTGATAAACACTTGCTTTATTCAACCCATCCTCGTTCATTTGGTTTCATGAATTTAAAAAATAATGAAATTAAGCAGTTTGATGGTAAAAATCCTGGATTTTTGGTTGAAAGAGAGATTGTTTCTAAGTCAACGGGTAAGGTGATTGGATATTTACAGGCCTTTTATGATTTAACTTCTTATCATAAGGTAAGTAATCTTCTATTGATTTCCCTCTTGGTTTTAGAAGTTGTAGCATTGATTGTAGCTCAGATTATTGGTTACTTCATGGCTCATTATTTTATGAGACCATTAGAGAAGTTACATAAGGGAATGCAGGAAGTTGCTGAAGATCCGACAGGTGAATTTAAACCGATTGAAATTAAGACGGGTGATGAAATTGAGGAACTTGCCCATGTTTATAATGAGATGATGATGAAAACCAATGCTTACGTGGAGCAACAAAAACGCTTTGTTTCAGATGTTTCTCATGAGCTTAGGACACCGCTTGCTGTGTTGGATGGTCATATTAACCTGCTTAATCGTTGGGGAAAGAATGATGCTGAGATTTTGGATGAATCTTTGCAGGCAAGTCAGTTTGAAATTTCAAGAATGAAAAAGATGCTAGAGGAGATGCTTGCACTTGCAAGACTTGAAAATGTTGACTTATCTAGTAGTGAACTGGATTGTGACGTGGTAAAAGTTTGTAAACATGCGGTGAAAAATTTTGCTTTGGTGCGTCAAGAATTTGAAATTGAGCTGATTCAAAAAGTGAGTGATGAGACTAAGGCAAAAATTTATCCAAATCATTATGAGCAAGCTTTAAGTATTTTGTTAGATAATGCAGCGAAGTATTCACCTGATGATAGAAAGTCAATTACAATCACGATTGCTGAGGATGAAGACTATGTGATTACGAAAGTCTCTGATAAGGGAATAGGGATTTCTAAGGAAGATATTCAACACCTTTTTGAGCGCTTTTTCAGAGCAGATAAGGCAAGAAATAGAGATATTGGTGGAACAGGGCTCGGCTTGTCAATCATGGCACGTCTAGCGGAGAACTATAAAGGAAAAATTGAGGTAGAGTCTGAGCTTGGTGTTGGCTCAACTTTCATATTAAAAATTCCGAAATTGGACTAA
- a CDS encoding type B 50S ribosomal protein L31: protein MKQNIHPKYQEVVFMDTTTGYKFLSGSTKGSKETVEWEDGNTYPLIRVEISSDSHPFYTGRQKFQAADGRIAKFEKKYGKQ from the coding sequence ATGAAACAAAATATCCATCCTAAGTACCAAGAAGTAGTGTTTATGGACACAACAACTGGTTACAAATTTTTGTCTGGCTCAACAAAAGGTTCTAAAGAAACTGTTGAGTGGGAAGACGGTAACACTTATCCATTGATTCGTGTTGAAATCTCTTCAGACTCACATCCATTCTATACAGGTCGTCAAAAATTCCAAGCAGCGGACGGACGTATCGCGAAATTCGAAAAGAAATACGGCAAACAATAA